Proteins found in one Oncorhynchus mykiss isolate Arlee chromosome 3, USDA_OmykA_1.1, whole genome shotgun sequence genomic segment:
- the LOC110519968 gene encoding P2Y purinoceptor 8 — MAWSTNSTKLDNITLSLFQNTTASTAISIIYIVVTVINLTGNGLSMWLLLFRTSPKTPSIIFMINLTLTDLVLGLVLPFQIKYQMQGHNWSLGPGVCRLLTLVFFANMYCSILTMTAISGDRYLGICWPMLFRETRERKSFAVIGCLAMWTVVLSVLYPLMTTDLTFHVPELGITTCFDVLKRDMLPSMEAWAAFLLTLFVILFLIPFCITVFCYVGIIRKLARVSKTNQKEKAIRLAVTVLTVFTLCFAPNNILLLAHTIRRLFYGDSLYMAYKLTLSLSCLNSCLDPFIYYFASREFRQKLRQMLRLRTLSSLDTGKTDPHRESLYSAQYVSGGQGGENGRVSVKQHC, encoded by the exons ATGGCATGGAGTACCAACAGCACCAAACTGGACAACATCACATTGTCCCTGTTCCAGAACACGACAGCAAGCACTGCTATCTCCATCATCTACATAGTGGTCACCGTCATCAACCTGACAGGAAATGGCCTCTCCATGTGGCTTCTCCTCTTCCGTACCTCTCCCAAAACCCCCTCCATTATCTTCATGATAAACCTGACCCTGACTGACCTGGTCTTGGGCCTCGTCCTGCCCTTCCAGATCAAGTATCAGATGCAGGGGCATAATTGGAGCCTGGGCCCGGGCGTATGCAG GCTCCTGACCCTGGTGTTCTTTGCCAACATGTACTGCTCAATTCTAACTATGACCGCCATCAGTGGAGACCGCTACCTGGGCATCTGTTGGCCCATGCTCTTCCGTGAGACCAGGGAAAGGAAGTCATTCGCTGTTATCGGCTGTTTGGCCATGTGGACAGTCGTCCTATCTGTCCTGTACCCATTAATGACAACCGACCTGACGTTCCACGTTCCAGAACTCGGGATCACCACCTGCTTTGACGTTCTGAAGAGGGACATGCTTCCATCGATGGAGGCCTGGGCTGCTTTCCTCCTTACCCTGTTTGTGATCCTTTTCCTCATCCCATTCTGCATCACTGTATTCTGCTACGTCGGCATTATCCGCAAGCTGGCCCGAGTTTCCAAGACCAACCAGAAAGAGAAAGCTATCCGTCTTGCCGTCACCGTCCTAACGGTCTTCACACTTTGCTTTGCTCCCAACAACATCCTCCTACTGGCTCACACCATCCGGAGGCTCTTCTACGGGGACTCCCTCTACATGGCCTACAAGCTGACTCTTTCCCTCAGTTGCCTCAACAGCTGCCTCGACCCCTTCATCTACTACTTTGCCTCTAGGGAGTTCCGTCAAAAGCTGAGGCAGATGCTAAGGCTGAGAACACTGAGCAGTCTGGACACAGGGAAGACAGACCCGCACCGAGAGAGCCTGTACTCTGCCCAGTATGTGTCTGGGGGACAGGGCGGAGAAAACGGCAGAGTTTCTGTTAAACAACACTGTTAA